In the genome of Lycorma delicatula isolate Av1 chromosome 8, ASM4794821v1, whole genome shotgun sequence, one region contains:
- the LOC142329209 gene encoding uncharacterized protein LOC142329209 yields MDACWEIAVRRGCEIILLSEPDRRTIVDDRWVVSADSSAAILVSCGTAAVHNKGAGPGYVWVELARMVMFSVYLSPNSDFLVYARMVDDLVEEIARWRSKIVVVSGDFNVKVRSWGSAIDDRRGRLLEDAMASVDLQCVNRRGEMTFESGGVGIFVPDLTFVNMRGLQRLLGWQVLGEETLSDHRLITFEIGDVIQEERPGTRSVRFHSGSVAQFRAAIDFELGCSKDTDLNELTDTVFRVGAETGVIKEVTAGRAGVNWWTPELAKLRRRCVMSRHCLKRTQRPGENIEEELGRLRLARRDFRGATASKKCKRQ; encoded by the coding sequence ATGGATGCCTGCTGGGAAATAGCTGTCCGACGgggttgtgaaattatattactgaGTGAGCCGGATCGAAGAACAATCGTCGATGACAGATGGGTGGTGTCGGCTGATTCCAGTGCGGCTATACTGGTCTCCTGTGGTACAGCAGCAGTACATAATAAGGGCGCAGGACCCGGCTATGTATGGGTGGAACTGGCAAGGATGGTGATGTTTAGTGTATATTTGTCGCCTAACTCTGACTTTTTAGTTTATGCGAGAATGGTTGATGATTTGGTGGAGGAAATTGCCAGATGGAGGTCGAAAATCGTCGTGGTGAGCGGAGATTTTAATGTTAAGGTTCGGAGTTGGGGATCAGCCATCGATGATCGAAGAGGCAGACTTCTTGAGGATGCTATGGCTTCAGTGGACCTTCAGTGCGTCAATCGAAGGGGCGAAATGACGTTCGAGAGTGGAGGAGTGGGGATTTTTGTCCCAGATCTGACATTTGTGAACATGAGAGGCTTGCAGAGGTTGTTGGGATGGCAAGTGTTGGGGGAGGAGACTCTCAGTGATCACAggctaataacttttgaaattggCGATGTTATCCAGGAAGAACGGCCAGGCACCAGGAGCGTGAGGTTTCATTCAGGCAGTGTCGCGCAGTTCAGGGCGGCTATTGATTTTGAACTTGGCTGTAGCAAAGACACGGATTTGAATGAGCTGACAGACACAGTTTTCAGGGTGGGAGCGGAAACGGGTGTAATTAAGGAAGTGACTGCAGGGCGTGCAGGGGTAAATTGGTGGACTCCCGAACTCGCCAAATTGAGAAGAAGATGTGTGATGAGTAGGCACTGCCTCAAGCGAACGCAGAGGCCGGGTGAGAACATCGAAGAGGAGCTCGGAAGGTTACGGCTTGCTAGACGGGACTTTCGTGGAGCAACTGCGTCCAAAAAATGCAAGAGGCAGTAA